One window of the Dreissena polymorpha isolate Duluth1 chromosome 5, UMN_Dpol_1.0, whole genome shotgun sequence genome contains the following:
- the LOC127881678 gene encoding uncharacterized protein LOC127881678 — protein sequence MNKTVGEPTKNVHEMTQVKNETTIDPFLESKIRVWYRANNKKRNGNMAKTDFKEMAECFIRAFELGPDDARTVRSWLVDGWATMIEYMDTMAQRQDDTRKSDTRSRMDPRDQIPTAIQMARYIAEEKTITEEMYVQAFREVLVLNPSPFLVYFTHMVEDFFDIFDDDGDNSITEEGMVKGLGCFGFANADSVRNVFKGLDVNGSGRVDRKTYVAAWVEFFQGTNRDTVMAKHFTLDMFPFKH from the exons ATGAATAAAACTGTAGGTGAGCCGACGAAAAATGTGCATGAAATGACACAAGTAAAAAACGAAACGACAATCGATCCATTTCTAGAATCGAAAATCAGAGTCTGGTACCGCGCGAACAACAAAAAACGAAATGGCAATATGGCAAAGACGGACTTCAAGGAGATGGCGGAGTGTTTCATACGGGCATTTGAACTCGGTCCCGATGACGCTAGAACGGTCAGGAGTTGGCTGGTGGATGGCTGGGCCACAATGATTGAGTACATGGATACCATGGCACAGAGACAAGACGACACACGGAAGTCCGACACAAGATCACGAATG GACCCGCGCGATCAGATTCCTACGGCAATCCAAATGGCGCGTTACATCGCTGAAGAGAAGACTATAACCGAAGAGATGTATGTGCAAGCGTTCCGGGAGGTTCTCGTCCTAAACCCTTCCCCATTTCTGGTCTACTTCACGCATATGGTAGAAGATTTCTTCGACATTTTCGACGATGATGGCGACAATTCAATTACAGAAGAGGGAATGGTCAAGGGCCTGGGTTGCTTCGGATTCGCGAACGCGGACAGCGTCCGCAACGTCTTTAAGGGTCTTGACGTCAACGGAAGTGGAAGGGTCGACCGGAAGACGTACGTTGCCGCCTGGGTTGAGTTCTTCCAGGGGACCAACCGTGACACGGTGATGGCTAAACATTTCACTCTGGACATGTTtccatttaaacattaa